GATGAAGGACCACATGTAAAGTATCGCTGGATGAACACtttcacttttgaagatcgaATTCAACTTGCCAAAACAATCAGCATCACTATAATAAGGCGCATCGAAGTTAATCGATGAAGTTGTACTATCGAGACCAAGCACTAACAGGGTATTTACCGTTATGAGTGCCTCTATCTTGGTTCCAATCATCTCTGGAATGTTGGAATCAACACTCAGCATTTCTCTAATGCTGTCATTAGTATCTTCCACGAATCTAAACCAGAGGTCCACAACATCGTTCGGCAGAGTAGCATTCAAAATCAACATTGTTAGGGTTCTCAAAATATTTGTCACGTACACCAAGTTCTGTGATTCCGtcaattgcttgatctCAGCTGATTTACGTCCTTCCATATATTTGTCATTTATCTGTGATTcctcaaactctttcagtATGATCTTACGTGCAAGCTGAATCATATCCTTGCATATGTCATACCGCTTGTCGTTAATCTCTTGTACTATATTTCCCTCAGTGTGAGTAAAATCCTTGTTGTTCAATAATGAAGAGAGAATGAACAAAGCCGCATTCCTTTCCTGGAAAGCATAGTGAGCCAACTGTAACATGCTCACTCCCACgtaaatctttgatttggCCTGTGTTATAACTCTTAGCAGAATCTTGCGGTTTATCCCGGTCATTTTTGCCAATGAATCTGCTTGCTCACTACTTTCCTCAGATATATTGTCATCGTCGGCTCCTCTCAACTCAATTGGCCTCGTCTTTGAGTCATTCGTAAGTTCACCTTCATGAAAGCTTGTGACAAACGCAATAGCTGATGTAAAGGTGGCTAAAAAATGGTCTACCACTTTCTGATTGGGATCTAAGCCGTTTTTCACTGGCTGATATGAACGAATGCAGTATGCCACATCAGCGAAGGAGAGGTAATCGCTAGCCACATTTGAAGCCATTACTCTCAATTCTCCTGGGTTACAATAAGAGAGGGCGAAAGTAGTCTAAATAAAGGCTCAATTAACGGTAATAATTTAGCAAGTCTTCGTGATGAACGCCGCCTTTTCGGTTATTTaccatcaaattttttcttACTTAGGCGTTAACACAGGGTAAAAATATACAAAGACTAATTAATTTACCGACATTAGGAGCAATTGTCAAGCCTAGCTTCTACGTAGCTCCATTTGTGAACTTCTGCCGGAATCTCCTGAGCAGGTTTAATGTCGGGCTTTATTTTGACTCCTTCACCAGCTCTTTTGGTGGAGGGAGCGCCATCGACCTGTTTTGAACTGATCAGCGACTTCCAGGCGTCGTTGCACTCTTGAATCGTATCAATGGTTTCGTGAACGTCTTTATAAGCGCCATCAAACGCGAATTCGTTAGGTGGTTTGCCCGCAGGGATCTTGTAATTTCTAAACCATTCTCTCGTGGCGTTTAGAATACCTGGTAGTTTATCCTCAACGTCATTCAAGTTATTAATCTCTGTGGCCAGTGGATCATTCACGTTAATTGCTATCACTTTCCAGTCCAACTCGCCATCATCGATGAGTGCTAGTGATCCCAAGATTTTGACCTCAAGGACGCTACCTGTCTCGAGAACATCTGAACCGATCTCGCAGCAGTCAAGAGGATCGTTATCGCCTTTCAAAGACCCAACGCTGGTCTGATTGGGGTCCTCCCAGGTCTGCGGTAATGCTCCGTAGTTATGAATGTAACCGTGGTAAGGAAAAATATTGTGAACGAACCGAACTTTCCCCTTCTTTGTGTCCTGAACGATGGGATTGTAGTCCAGTTCTTTGGAGATTTCAAACTTTGCATTAGACCAGCGGGGAACTTCCACTATCATGTTCACGGTTTTGCAAGACCTATCTAGCTTTAGCGGAACATCATGAAAGTATGATCCAACCTCTCCATTGGACAGTTGAAGATATTGCTTGTAATCCCTCGTAAATTTATTCCCCTGCTGTATGGAGGAAAATTGTCTCTTTGCATTAAGGATCGAACTTATCTCAAGAAGCCTAGTCAAAGGCATTGTTCTGCAGTTAACTTTCAGGGCGCTGGATAAAAACATCCAGGGAATTGAGACATACAGCTACGAACCTTAGCTCTTATTTTTATGAATCTTAAATCTCTGTCTAAAACATTCATCTAACCAATCCGCAGAATGAAATATTGGCGTGTTGGGTCTGTAGCGGTCAAGAAAATAATTATATGAAAAAAGCTTATAGTTAGTTATACTTATTTTTCTCTAATTACTCTATGTTTTATTTTACAAATACGAATATTTATGTTGCCTGATTATCGGCGAATGGGTCTTTAGAATCCTTCGATTCATCTACAGGTTCTTCACCTGTTGGGGGACCAATATACCATCCAATTTGACCTTCTTCGTTAATGACGGCGTTTGCATCAGAGATTTCAACGACTGAGTTTAATTCTTTTACTTGATAAGTGGAGAATCCGTAAGGATCTCTGGCCAACCAGATATTGGGACATGGGGCATGCACGTAAGGATAATCGTAGGCGTTAGCAATATCATCCTCGGATGTCAACTCATCTGGATTTGGAAGACCATATATCTCTGGCAATTTGGCTTTCACGGCCTGAAAAGAGCAGTAAATGTGAGGTAGAAAAAACCTCTTATAGAAGGGTGCATGAGGAAGAGTTTGTCTTGTTCCATCTGCCAACAACGGGACCCATGTGATAGTATTTTCGGAGGCCTCATTATACTTCACGTTGTTGTTGTACTCAATAGTTTGTTCACTTAGCAAGCTTGACATTTTATCAGAATTGAGACGCGCAGAGTTTCTAGGCTCAAACTTTTTGATTGGGAATTGAGGTAACTCCTTaatatcatcttcttccattgTATCGCCATAAATATTCTTGAAGGAAGGCGTATCCGATTTACCATCTAATGGCTTCATAGAATCTACGGGAAcatatttcatcaaatggtCAAAAGCTTTGTTTAGATTCAGGTGAACGAAAACTGTGACCACTAAAGCAACAACTTGCAGAACAATAGGGCCCCAACCTGTGCCGACTGCAAACAACCCAAGTAGACAGACTTGTCCAATGTAGATACCCACGATTGTTTGGAACAAGGCTCTAGGGTAGCACATTCCTCTCATATCTGGTGCCTCCTTTTGAATGTAGGTCAAGATGTAAAGGTAAGCGAAGTAAAGCAGGAAGAAACCAACCGCAGCAAAGAGTAAGATTATAGGCGAGATGATTGCATATGAAAAGACAATGACTGCCAGATTGGTGTAAACTGGAAAAACTGTTCCCCATCCAGGAGCATCCAGGTCAGTGAAACGATTCCACATCTTCCTTGGAGTCTTATCAAGCAAGTATCCGAAGACGTAATGGAAAAATAGAGGAATAACTTGAGCCAATGAACCTGATGATACTGACATACCAGTCAAAAGAATGTatgagatgaagaaattcgaGGATTTTGGCAAATTGGAAGCCAAGAGTGACATGGCTTTAGTAGGTTGCTCTGCAATTTGTGTAGCCGTTGATGTGATGGCAGATGACAAAGTGGTGACGAAGAAAACTTGAATAATTTGGAATGCGAAGAAAGCCTGCTGTGTAAAATACTCCACGGCCTCTAGAGATGAAGCTCCGTTTAGTCTTGCCATCAGCCTTATAAAAGTGGGCAGAAACGACATTAACCATGCCAATGCAATTGTTGGTGACAAGGACGTAAGTAGACCAAGCAGCGGATCAGGCAATTTATAAATAAATTTGAGCCAAGGGAGCTTGTTAGTCAAATAGGTAATACTTGAGACCATACCAACAAAGGCCACAGGGATTGCCCAGAAACAACACAATGCGGCAATGGCGGCAACAGCCATCACATTTCTACCGATTCTCTCGAACCAGAACATACGCATGTTGAGCCATATGATATGTCCTGGTTCGATCCCCAAGGTAGAAGGCCTCATAGATAATGGAGAATGATGGGTAACTGTCTGCAATGCAACTTGGGCCTGATATTGGGATTCAAATTCGACGAACACTGAATTGAAAGGGGAACCGTTGATATAGTTTGCTTGTAAAAGTTTGACTTCCTTGTCAATCTCTGGGATCTTTTCTTTAAGGTATGAAATGGTATCGACCTTTTCACCGATGATTGGCTTCAATTTATGTGTTGGTCTTTTCTTGTCTGCCACATACTGAGTGATATCCGAGGAGATCTCAGCGTCTGGGTCCTTCTTCTTAATCTTCTTAATCTTTCCCACAGCATTTCTAATGTACGAGCTCAATGCATTCTCTAACTTTGCAACCATGGCGTCCCTTGTCTCGACTTTTTTTGCCAATTC
This DNA window, taken from Torulaspora delbrueckii CBS 1146 chromosome 2, complete genome, encodes the following:
- the PPA2 gene encoding inorganic diphosphatase PPA2 (similar to Saccharomyces cerevisiae PPA2 (YMR267W); ancestral locus Anc_8.820), producing the protein MFLSSALKVNCRTMPLTRLLEISSILNAKRQFSSIQQGNKFTRDYKQYLQLSNGEVGSYFHDVPLKLDRSCKTVNMIVEVPRWSNAKFEISKELDYNPIVQDTKKGKVRFVHNIFPYHGYIHNYGALPQTWEDPNQTSVGSLKGDNDPLDCCEIGSDVLETGSVLEVKILGSLALIDDGELDWKVIAINVNDPLATEINNLNDVEDKLPGILNATREWFRNYKIPAGKPPNEFAFDGAYKDVHETIDTIQECNDAWKSLISSKQVDGAPSTKRAGEGVKIKPDIKPAQEIPAEVHKWSYVEARLDNCS
- the RSN1 gene encoding Rsn1p (similar to Saccharomyces cerevisiae RSN1 (YMR266W); ancestral locus Anc_8.819), with amino-acid sequence MADSTSEGTATQQLVTAIVSNLTLFGIFMTIFLVLRIKLKRMYEPKSSFDLINDEKKPEPLPKGLWQWFLPLLKKSDNFILQQAGLDGYFFLRYLFIICAYCVLSMTYIFPILFAVNASNGNHQDGVDQLAFQNVKHPGRYYAHIFCGWVFYWMFMFVIYRELTYYNSLREVVLSSPRYGKKLSSRTVLFQTVPEQYLSEHEFAKLFDGVKRVWITRGGHNELAKKVETRDAMVAKLENALSSYIRNAVGKIKKIKKKDPDAEISSDITQYVADKKRPTHKLKPIIGEKVDTISYLKEKIPEIDKEVKLLQANYINGSPFNSVFVEFESQYQAQVALQTVTHHSPLSMRPSTLGIEPGHIIWLNMRMFWFERIGRNVMAVAAIAALCCFWAIPVAFVGMVSSITYLTNKLPWLKFIYKLPDPLLGLLTSLSPTIALAWLMSFLPTFIRLMARLNGASSLEAVEYFTQQAFFAFQIIQVFFVTTLSSAITSTATQIAEQPTKAMSLLASNLPKSSNFFISYILLTGMSVSSGSLAQVIPLFFHYVFGYLLDKTPRKMWNRFTDLDAPGWGTVFPVYTNLAVIVFSYAIISPIILLFAAVGFFLLYFAYLYILTYIQKEAPDMRGMCYPRALFQTIVGIYIGQVCLLGLFAVGTGWGPIVLQVVALVVTVFVHLNLNKAFDHLMKYVPVDSMKPLDGKSDTPSFKNIYGDTMEEDDIKELPQFPIKKFEPRNSARLNSDKMSSLLSEQTIEYNNNVKYNEASENTITWVPLLADGTRQTLPHAPFYKRFFLPHIYCSFQAVKAKLPEIYGLPNPDELTSEDDIANAYDYPYVHAPCPNIWLARDPYGFSTYQVKELNSVVEISDANAVINEEGQIGWYIGPPTGEEPVDESKDSKDPFADNQAT